A segment of the Superficieibacter sp. HKU1 genome:
CATAGAACGCATTAACCGGCTCTCCCAGCGGGCCGGTAACCTCAACATGGATCAGACGTCCCTGTGTAGCGGCAATCATGGCATCAACGGTGCCTTCGCCGCCGTCTGCAACCGGGAGTTTTACGTAATCGGCATCAGGCCAGATTTCACGAAAACCACGCTCAATGGCGGTCGCCACCTCAAGCGCGCTCAAACTTTCCTTATACGAGTCCGGTGCAATCACTATTTTCATAAAGCATCCTTTTGCATGTTGACGTTGTTACGCGTAAGCCGGGAGAAAGACCGTTACCGTGGGACCGGTCCCGCAACGATTAGCGTACCATGCAGGGGCGCTTATTATCAAATGTCCAGTTGGGGATCAGATACTGCATTCCCATCGCATCATCGCGGGCGCCCAGACCGTGTTTTTGATACAGCTCGTTCGCCTTCATCACCTGATCCATATCGATCTCCACGCCAAGGCCCGGTTTCGCCGGCACCTGCACCATTCCGCCTTTGATCTGGAACGGTTCCCTGGTCAGCCGCTGGTTACCTTCCTGCCAGATCCAGTGGGTATCGATGGCGGTGATTTTGCCTGGCGCAGCCGCAGCGACATGGGTAAACATCGCCAGTGAAATATCAAAGTGGTTATTGGAGTGCGAGCCCCAGGTCAGGCCAAACTCATGGCACATCTGCGCCACGCGAACCGAGCCCTGCATGGTCCAGAAATGCGGGTCCGCCAGCGGGATGTCCACCGATTGCAGGGATAGCGTATGCCCCATCTGCCGCCAGTCGGTCGCGATCATATTGGTCGCCGTTGGCAGGCCGGTGGCGCGACGGAATTCCGCCATCACTTCACGTCCGGAGAAACCCTGCTCCGCGCCGCACGGATCTTCCGCGTAGGCCAGCGATCCCTTCAGGTATTTGCCGATCTTAATTGCTTCATTGAGCGACCACGCACCGTTCGGATCGAGGGTGATACGCGCTTCGGGGAAACGTTTTGCCAGCGCCACGATAGATTCGGCCTCTTCGTCACCTGCCAGCACGCCGCCTTTAAGTTTAAAATCGTTAAAACCGTATTTTTCATACGCCGCTTCCGCCAGGCGCACCACCGCATCCGGGGTCATGGCCTCATCATGACGCAGACGATACCAGTCGCATTTTTCATCCGGCTGGCTCTGATAGGGCAGCGGCGTCGCTTTACGGTTGCCGACGAAGAACAGGTAGCCCAGCATTTCAACTTCGTTACGCTGTTGACCTTCGCCTAATAGCGACGCGACGTTAACGCCCAGATGCTGACCCAGCAGATCCAGCAGCGCGGCTTCGATACCCGTGACCACGTGGATCGTGGTGCGCAAATCGAAGGTCTGTAATCCGCGGCCACCGGCATCGCGATCGGCGAAGTTATTGCGTACCGCCGTTAAAATATTTTTGTATTCGCCCAGCGTTTTACCGGTGACCAGTTGGGAAGCTTCTTCCAGGGTCTGACGGATTTTTTCGCCGCCGGGAATTTCACCCACCCCGGTGTGACCAGAGTTGTCTTTAATGATGACAATATTGCGGGTGAAGAACGGGGCGTGCGCGCCGCTCAGGTTCATGAGCATACTGTCGTGCCCGGCCACCGGGATAACCTGCATGGAAGTGACGACAGGAGTAGAAGTTTGCGAAGTCATTGTTTCATCCTTTTTAATCAGTGACGGCCGAAAACAGGACGTTTACGGTCAAATGTCCAGCCGGGGATCAGATACTGCATCGGGCCCGCATCATTACGCGCGCCGCCGGGAAGCTTCTTATAAGCCTCATGCGCTTTCTGTACCTGCTCCCAGTCAAGCTCCACGCCAAGCCCAGGCGCGTCCGGGACGGCAATATTGCCGTCTTTTATTTCCAGCGGATTTTTGGTCAGGCGGCAATCGCCCTCCTGCCAAATCCAGTGCGTATCAATGGCGGTTGGCGTACCCGGCGCGGCCGCGCCAACGTGGGTAAACATCGCCAGTGAAATATCAAAATGGTTGTTGGAGTGGCAGCCCCAGGTTAATCCCCAGTCATCGCACAGTTGCGCCACGCGTACCGCGCCGGAGAGGGTCCAGAAGTGCGGGTCGGCCAGCGGAATGTCGACGGCGTTGAGCATTACCGCGTGCCCCATTTCGCGCCAGTTAGTCGCGATCATATTGGTGGCGACGGGCAGTCCGGTGGCGCGGCGGAACTCGGCCATCACTTCACGCCCGGAAAAGCCCTGCTCTGCGCCGCACGGATCTTCGGCGTAGGTCAGTACATCGTTCAGCCCTTTACACAAGGCAATGGCTTCATCCAGCAGCCATGCACCATTGGGGTCTACAGTAATGCGCGCCTGCGGGAAGCGTTTTTTCAGCGCGCGCACGGTATCTATTTCCTGCTCGCCCGGCAGCACGCCGCCTTTAAGCTTAAAGTCTTTAAAACCGTAGCGATCCTGCGACGCCTCTGCCAGACGCACCACCGCCTCGCTGTTCAGCGCCTCCTGATGGCGCAGGCGATACCAGTCATGATTGCCCGGTGTGCTTTCCAGATAGGGCAGATCGGTTTTGGTCCGATCGCCGACGTAAAACAAATAACCAAGCACGGTTACCGCATCGCGCTGTTTTCCCGGCCCGAGCAGTTCGCATACCGGCACGTTGAGGGTTTTTCCCAGCAGGTCGAGCAGCGCCGCTTCAAGCGCGGCAACCGCATTCACCCGCAGTTCGAAAGTCCACGCGCCTTTACCAAAGGTATCAAAATCCGCCGCCTGGTTACCTTTATGGACGCGCTGGACCACCTGGTTCAGACGCGCCACTTCCTGACCCACCACCATTGGAATGGCATCGGTCAGCGTTTTCAGGATCACCTCCCCGCCGGGCGCTTCGCCTACGCCGGTGTTCCCGGCGTTATCCGTCAGCACCACGATATTACGGGTGAAGTACGCATTATGCGCGCCGCCAATGTTCAGCAGCATACTGTCATGACCGGCCACCGGGATGACCTTCATATCCGTTACAACAGGACTTGATTGCGTTGTCATGGTTACCTCTCCACTACGGGTTTCAGTTCGACACGTTTGATATCACCGACCAGTACCAGGTAGCTGAGTACTGCGACCAGCGCATGAATACCGACATAAATCAGCGCGCCGTTGAAGGAGCCGGTGGTGCCGACGATGTAACCGATAGCGATAGGCGTCACGATACCGGAGATGTTGCCGAACATATTGAACAGGCCGCCGGAAAGACCGCTGATCTCTTTCGGCGCGGTATCCGCCATGACGGCCCAGCCCAGCGCGCCGATACCTTTACCGAAGAATGCCATCGCCATAAAGCCGATAATCATCCATTCAGTTTCGACGTAGTTACAGAACACCATCACCATTGAGAGCAGCATACCGAGCACAATAGGCGTTTTACGGGCAATATTCAGCGAGCCGGTACGGCGCATCAGCCAGTCGGAAATAATCCCGCCGAGGACGCCGCCGACAAAGCCGCAGATTGCCGGAACCGACGCTACAAAGCCCGCTTTCAGGATCGACATCCCGCGCGCCTGCACCAGATACACCGGGAACCAGGTGATGAAGAAGTAGGTTAAGGCGTTAATACAGTATTGACCAAGGTAAATACCAATCATCATGCGTGAACCGACCAGTTGTTTGATCTGCCCCAGTTTGACGCTCATCGGTACTTTTTGTTTATTGCTCTTCTGATCCATATTGATCAGCGCGCCGCCTTCAGCGATATACTCCAGCTCTTTTTTGTTCACGCCCGGATGCTGATTCGGCTCGTGGATCACTTTTAGCCAGATAAAACTGAGGATGATGCCCAGCCCGCCCATAAAGAAGAAGACGTGCGACCAGCCCACTTCATGCGTTAACCAGCCCATGATCGGGGCGAAGATGACGGTGGCAAAATATTGCGCGGAGTTAAAAATAGCGACCGCCGTTCCCCTTTCCTGCGCCGGAAACCAGGCCGCCACGATGCGACTGTTGCCGGGGAAGGAAGGCGACTCAGCCAGGCCTACCAGGAAGCGCAGGGTAAACAGCGCAACGATAATGCCGAAACCGCTGAAGATATCGACGAAGCCCTGCAACAGGGTAAACATCGACCAGATAAAGATGGACCAGAAATAAACGCGTTTTGAGCCAAAACGGTCGAGCAGCCAGCCGCCCGGTATTTGACCGATAACATATGCCCAGGAAAAGGCGGAGAAAACGTATCCCATGCCGACCGGATCGAGCCCGATATCTTTCGCCATCTCGGAGCCAGCGATAGAGAGGGTGGCGCGGTCGCCATAGTTAAACGAGGTGACGATAAACAGCATCACCACTATCCAGTAGCGAGCATTGGTCCGCTTTTCAGCGGCGCTCGCCGTATTGCTTAATGAACTCATTGTTGTACTCCTGAATCATAGCCTGTAGCTACGCTCATTCTGAACAGCACAACCGTAGGGTAATCAGAATGACGTGTTAGTGTTTTCGCAGTTTTTTAACTAAGGGTCGTTATCGCCCGTTTTACTGCTCTTTTTTGACTAGCCAGAAAAGTGTATGACGAGAGTGGTGGGGCCTCACCGTGCATGCGCACAGCATTCATCAGGGCTTAAACGGGGATTTATGGCTTTAGCCCAATGCAGTGGGCGGTACTTCACGGAAATGAAAATCAGGCGCGTATTACCGCCAGGTAAGGAAATGGGATGTGCAGGAGTGTGAAATAGCTCGCTTGACGTGGGGTAATTGCCCGTTCAAAACCCTTCATTACAAAGGGTTTTACTGGCATTTGCCTGACGCTAATTTGATTAAGCATGGAGACAGGATCGCGGGTTCATTCTAACGGCTGACCGGCCTATCAAGAAGACGCTCTCTGGCAGGGAGAGCGCGCATGTTCTATTTTACCATTGCGCCCCACTGTTCCACCCAGGGGCTGGAAACCGTTTCAGGTTCGGGGTCTTCACTGGCGTCAATCATCAGCACCTCGCCGATGCGCTGGGCACCCTGCTCCTGAAGCAGCTGGTCGAACTTTTTACCACCGCCGCAAAAGTGCGAATAGGTGCTGTCGCCCAGCGCGATAATGCCATAGCGCAGGTTCGGCTGATGGCCGAGTTTATCGTGGATCCCCTGATACAGCGGCACAATGCTGTCCGGCAGATCGCCCTGTCCGGTAGTAGACGTCACCACCAGGGCATAGCCTTCATGATAAGGCTGCCAGTCCGCCAGCTGTGGATCCTCAAACACCCGGGCGCGGTGCCCCTGCTCATTAAGGATAGCCTCAGCCTCTTCCGCCACCAGCAGCGCATTGCCGTACATGGTGCCGACAAAAATCCCAATCTCCGCCATTTGTTAACTCCCTGATTATGCGTCTGCACTATCCTGGTAGGTATCTGGCGGAAACTCAACCCTTTCGTTATCGGGGAGAAGCGTGCGCCAGCCGAAATGCGTAAGCGCGTCCATCCACACCGGGTCCAGCCCGGCACGCAGGATCAGCGGCTCGCCGGTAAACGGATGCGTCAGCGTAAGCTGGCTGGCATGCAGCATCAAACGCTGACAGCCAAAATGCGCCGCCGCGCTGCGGTTCTGACGCAAATCGCCATGTTTACTGTCGCCGATGATTGGATGGCGCAGATGCGCAAGATGGCGACGCAACTGATGTTTACGCCCGGTTTCCGGTTCCAGTTCGACCAGCGAATAGCGGGTCGTCGGGTAGCGTCCGGTGGCAACGGGCACTTCAACGGTTGCCAGTCCGCGATAGTGCGTTACCGCAGGCTGCGGCTCGCGGTTCTCACGCGCGAACTTATCGGCGATTTTATCCAGTTCTTCGACCAGCGGATAATCCAGCACCGCGTCATCGGTCAGCCAGCCGCGCACAATAGCATGGTAGCGCTTCTGGATTTGATGCTGCTCGAACTGCTGAGCCAGCCGCCGCCCGGCCTCGCTTGATAGCCCCATCAGCAGCACGCCGGAGGTGGGGCGATCCAGCCGATGCGCGGTAAAAACATGCTGACCAATCTGGTCGCGAACCGTCTGCATCACCACCACTTTTTCGTCGCGATCCAGCCAGCTGCGATGCACCAGCCAGCCGGAGGGTTTATTGACCGCCACCAGCCACTCGTCCTGCCAGAGGATTTCCAGCATCAGGCGTTATCGTCCGTAAAAAAGGCGTCCAGCTGCTGAAGTTCGAAAACCACCTCATCGCGCAGCGGATGGCTGGCGTCGAGAGCAATCTCATAATAAGGCGCGACGGCAAAGCTTTGCGGCAGCGGCTGGCCGCTTTCCAGCAGCGCATGCATCCGCGGGATAAGCACCCACTGTAGCCATTCAAGTGGCTCCAGCGTATCCATAAAAAACGGTTGAGTGCTTTCAAATACGCTGGCGTCCGGCACGCTGGTCTGCCAGTGGTCGTGTTTACGCAGCAGCGCTTCAATGGTATGCAACTGCTCACGCACGCTATCGTGGAGTGTCATGGAAACCTCACAGGCTCTGAATATCTGGCGCGAAGGATAGCATTAGTCAGGCAGAAACAAAAAAAGGGGGCACTGTTAAACAGTGCCCCCCGGTTCGTTTCGCAGCTATCCCGCTACTTTTTATGATGCTCCCTGCTCATCCATGACAACTTTTCCTGTTGGTCTCCTGACCTGTTCATCCGTAAACAATGCGTCCTGCTCACACCACCCCGATGCGATAACACTTTTCCTTAAGCGCATCCCTGGCCATCCTGACCCACCGAGCATCCTGTTCGGTTCACTTTCTCCTTCCTGGAGGTGTCCTTGCTATGCGTCCTGCATATCCCTTAACTTCATCCTGAAGCCTTCCCTGAAGCACCGTCCTGGTGTGTCCCTGTGAAGCGTCATCATCCTGATGTTCGCTTCGTTTGCCACTCCCTGTCGGCGGACATAGAATCGTCTATTCCTTAGCGTCTTACAACTAGTCTTAAGCAAATGCCTTAAGAAAAGTTTTACTTAAAACCCATAATGGAAAAGTTATCTCTATGATTAATATTGTATTAATCATGATATGAACAAATTATGGAAGAGCACAGTCTCTGCGATCTCTCACAGGCAGTGTGAGAGATCTCTTACAAATGACCCTGGGCAATGGATTACAACGCAGGCTCAAGTTGGCTAAGAAAATCCGCAAGCGAAGGGGCAAGAACGCGACGTTTAGCGGTTCCCAGCGTCTCCTGCACCACCTCACCACGCAGATTACACACCGAAATGACCTCCAGTTCGCTATCCAGTGTCGCAATAAAGAGCGTGGGTGAAAGCTTGAGGCGCTTCTGGGTAACCAGGTGGCCGATGAGATTCTCCTGAACGCGACGGAAATCCTCCGCACTCCACGTTTGCAGCAGCGTGAATGTTTGCTCGCCGTGACGCGCCTGCATATCACCGGCATATTGCGTCGTATAAAAAGCCTGCGCAGAGGGCTGAATCACAATATCCATCGCCCGTTCAACCGCGTGGAGGTGAGGTTCGCCGTCAAAAGGCTGTGGTTGCCAGAGCACCACATGGTCGGTGGAGGAAACAATGCAGGGCGAAGGCACGCCGTGAAGCTCCTCGCTCTGCGGCCAGCTGGTATGCTCATGCCGCCATACATCACAATAACGTTGGGTAAACGCCTTCAGCGCCTGTGCAGTTTGTGGGTCCACTGATTTCTCTCTTTACGTCGGCCAGGATACACTTGTGCGATAGTGTACCTGCTTTATAACGGTGAAACATGTCTTCCTATGAAAACCATCAGGCGCTTTCCGGCCTGACCCTCGGTAAAACAACCCGTTACCGTGACACCTACGACGCCACGTTACTACAGGGCGTACCGAGAAGCCTGAATCGCGATCCGCTGGGTCTGCACGCGGACCATCTGCCCTTTCACGGCGGAGATATCTGGACGCTGTATGAGCTCTCATGGCTGAATGCGAAAGGCGTGCCGCAGGTCGCGGTCGGCCAGGTGCAACTCGACTACGCCAGCCTCAATCTGGTGGAATCGAAAAGTTTTAAGCTCTATCTGAACAGCTTCAACCAGACGCGTTTTGCCAGCTGGAATGACGTTCAGGCCACGCTGGTGCGCGATTTGAGCTCCTGCGCACAGGGCAACGTCCAGGTCACGCTGTATCATCTTGATGACCTGGAAGGCCAGCCCATCGCGCCTTTCAGCGGTGTGTGCATTGACGATCAGGATATCGAGATTGAGAGCTATGAATTTAACGCCGATTTTCTCAAAAATGCGGCTGGCGGCGAGGTGGTGGAAGAATCACTGGTCAGCCATTTGCTGAAATCCAACTGCCTGATCACCCATCAGCCGGACTGGGGCTCGGTACAGATCCAGTATCGCGGTCCGGCTATCGATCGGGAAAAACTGCTGCGCTATCTGGTCTCATTCCGCCATCACAATGAGTTTCATGAGCAGTGCGTGGAGCGCATTTTTAACGATATTCAGCGTTTCTGCCAGCCAGAGACGCTCAGCGTTTATGCGCGATATACGCGCCGGGGTGGGCTGGACATCAATCCGTGGCGTACGAATAGCGACTTCTTACCTGCCACTGGCAGACTGGTACGTCAGTAGGCGATTATTTTGTTCATAACTGCGATCTTGTCCCGATCGCGGGTTGTGAAAACCGGGCTGCGGGGGCTATTGTAATCACAGGGAGCGGCGATTTTCGCCCCATAAGGAGTTCACTTGATTACACATGTAAGCCCTCTTGGCTCAATGGATATGTTATCGCAGCTGGAAGTTGACATGCTTAAACGCACGGCCAGCAGCGATATTTATCAACTGTTTCGTAACTGTTCACTTGCCGTTCTTAACTCAGGGAGTCTCACCGATAACAGTAAAGAGTTGCTGTCGCGTTTTGAGAATTTCGATATCAACATCCTGCGCCGCGAGCGCGGCGTCAAACTTGAGTTAATTAATCCACCGGAAGAGGCGTTTGTTGACGGGCAAATTATCCGCTCGTTACAGGCCAACCTGTTCGCCGTCCTGCGCGATATCCTTTTCGTCTACGGCCAGATCCACAACACGGTCCGCTATCCCGATCTGGATCTCGAAAGCTCGGCCCACATTACTAACCTGGTATTCTCAATCCTGCGTAACGCCCGCGCGCTGCACGTTGGCGAAGCGCCGAGCATGGTCGTGTGCTGGGGCGGTCACTCGATCAACGAAAAAGAGTACCTGTATGCCCGCCGCGTCGGCACCCAGCTGGGTCTGCGCGAACTGAATATTTGTACCGGCTGCGGACCGGGCGCGATGGAAGCGCCGATGAAAGGCGCGGCGGTCGGCCATGCCCAGCAGCGCTACAAAGACGGGCGGTTTATCGGTATGACCGAACCGTCGATTATTGCCGCTGAACCGCCGAATCCGCTGGTCAACGAACTGATCATCATGCCCGATATCGAAAAACGCCTTGAAGCGTTTGTGCGTATAGGGCATGGGATCATTATCTTCCCCGGCGGCGTGGGGACGGCGGAAGAACTGCTCTATCTGCTGGGCATTCTGATGAATCCGGCCAACAAAGATCAGGTTCTGCCACTGATCCTCACCGGGCCGAAAGAGAGCGCCGACTACTTCCGCGTGCTGGATGAGTTTATCGTCAGTACGCTGGGCGAGGCGGCCCGCCATCATTACCAAATCATTATTGATGATGCCGCCGAAGTGGCGCGGCAGATGAAAAAAGCGATGCCGCTGGTGAAAGAGTGCCGCCGTGAAACCGGCGACGCCTACAGCTTTAACTGGTCAATCCGTATTGCGCCGGATCTTCAGCTGCCGTTCGAGCCGTCGCATGAAAACATGGCGAACCTGAAACTGTACCCGGACCAGCCGGTCGAGGTGCTGGCGGCGGACCTGCGTCGCGCCTTCTCCGGCATCGTCGCGGGCAACGTGAAAGAGGTCGGGATTCGGGCGATTGAGAAATACGGCCCTTATAAAATTCACGGCGACAGCGAGATGATGCGCCGTATGGACGACCTGCTTCAGGGCTTTGTCGCGCAGCATCGTATGAAGCTCCCCGGCTCCGCCTACATCCCCTGCTACGAAATCTGCAAATAATCCTCCAGGGCGACCCATAAGTCGCCCTTATTCCTTGTCGCTTTATTAAGCTTCTTTAACCGGCTACGCCTGGATAAACGGCGGTGATTTATTTGATTTAATTATATTAAAGCCAGCCAAAACGCCATTAAAAGCGCCTTTTACAGTGCAAATATCGTTACTTCTCTCAATGCCTTCCAAAAACCATCCTGCGAATGCTAGCCTTTGCGCCCGTAAACTCTATACGGGTAAAAAATGACAGATAAATGGTCTAAATAACCACACATACGAAGTAGATTATTGTAATTGCGATCGGGATCACTGATGCATTGATAACATAAATGTATCTTTCGCCGCGAAAATAGTTACGGCAAAAAATTATAAAAAATCGCTTACCTGACGAATTTCATACTACACATACCCAATTTTGCATTGAATTTGACCAGTAAATTGAATTTTAGCTTCCTCAGGAGAAACAGATGGAAACCACTCAAACCAGCACCATTACCTCTGCCAAAGCGCAGAGTACATGGCGTAAAACAGACACCATGTGGATGCTGGGCCTTTACGGCACGGCGATTGGCGCGGGCGTATTGTTCCTGCCAATCAACGCAGGCGTTGGCGGTATGATCCCGCTGATTATTATGGCGATCCTTGCCTTCCCTATGACCTTCTTTGCGCACCGTGGCCTGACCCGCTTCGTGCTGTCCGGTAAAAATCCGGGTGAAGATATTACCGAAGTCGTGGAAGAACACTTTGGTATCGGCGCAGGTAAACTGATCACCCTGCTCTACTTCTTTGCCATTTACCCGATCCTGCTGGTATACAGCGTGGCTATCACCAATACCGTTGAAAGCTTCATGACCCACCAGCTGATGATGACCCCGCCACCGCGGGCGATCCTGTCGCTGATCCTGATTGTCGGCATGATGACCATCGTGCGCTTCGGCGAGCAGATGATTGTTAAGGCAATGAGCATCCTGGTATTCCCGTTTGTTTTCGCCCTGATGTTGCTGGCGCTGTATCTGATCCCACAGTGGAGCGGCGCGGCGTTCGAAACGCTTTCATTTACTACGGCGGCTCCCACCGGTCACGGCCTGTGGATGACGCTGTGGCTGGCGATCCCGGTGATGGTTTTCTCCTTCAACCACTCGCCGATCATCTCCTCCTTTGCCGTGGCAAAACGTGAAGAATACGGCGTGGACGCAGAGAAAAAATGCTCCCGCATTCTGGCTTTCGCCCACATCATGATGGTGCTGACGGTAATGTTCTTCGTCTTCAGCTGCGTGCTGAGCCTCTCCCCGGCCGATCTGGCAGAAGCTAAAGCGCAGAACATCTCCATTCTGTCCTATCTGGCGAACCACTTTAACGCGCCGCTGATTGCCTGGATGGCCCCGATCATTGCGATGATTGCCATCACTAAATCCTTCCTCGGCCATTATCTTGGCGCACGCGAAGGCTTTAACGGCATGGTTATCAAAACCCTGCGTGGTAAAGGTAAATCTATTGAAATCAACAAGCTGAACCGCCTGACCGCGTTGTTTATGCTGGTGACGACCTGGATTGTCGCCACGCTGAACCCAAGCATCCTCGGCATGATCGAAACGCTGGGTGGACCGATTATCGCGATGATCCTGTTCCTGATGCCGATGTACGCGATTCAGAAAGTCCCGGCCATGCGTAAATACAGCGGCCACATCAGCAATGCCTTTGTGGTGCTGATGGGTCTTATCGCCATGTCTGCCATTTTCTACTCCCTGTTCAGTTAACTCCCCCGCGCCATCTTCGGGTGGCGCGCTTCATTACCTCAGTGGACGCATTATGATTAGCGTTTTCGATATTTTTAAAATCGGCATTGGCCCCTCCAGTTCGCATACCGTCGGCCCGATGAAAGCGGGTAAACAGTTTACCGACGACCTGATTGCTCAGGGTCTGCTGTTCGATGTCACCCGCGTGGTGGTGGATGTTTACGGCTCACTTTCCCTCACCGGTAAAGGCCACCATACTGATATCGCCATTATTATGGGGCTGGCGGGAAATCTGCCGGACAGCGTGGACATTGCGGCGATCCCGGCGTTTATCCAGGATGTGAATACCCACGGGCGTTTGCTGCTGGCCAACGGCGAGCATGAAGTGGAATTCCCGGTCGACCAGTGTATGAATTTCCATGCCGATAACCTGTCGCTGCATGAAAACGGGATGCGTATTACCGCGCTGGCCGGAGAAAAAGCGGTGTACAGCCAGACCTATTATTCCATCGGCGGCGGCTTTATCGTCGATGAAGCACACTTCGGCCAGTCTGCCGATGCGCCGGTCAGCGTGCCGTATCCGTACAAAACCGCCGCGGATCTTCAGCAGCACTGCCGTGACAGCGGTTTGTCCCTTTCCGGCCTGATGATGCAGAACGAACTTGCCCTACACAGTAAAGAAGAGCTGGAACAGCACTTCACTAACGTATGGGACGTGATGCGCGGCGGAATCGAGCATGGCAGCGTTACCGAAGGCGTTCTGCCGGGGAAATTACGGGTGCCGCGTCGCGCCGCCGCCCTGCGCCGGATGCTGGTTAGCCAGGATAAGACCACCAGCGATCCGATGGCGGTGGTGGACTGGATTAACATGTTCGCGCTGGCCGTCAACGAAGAAAACGCCGCCGGGGGCCGGGTAGTCACCGCGCCGACCAATGGCGCGTGCGGCATCGTTCCGGCCGTGCTGGCCTATTACGATAAATTTATCCGCGAAGTGAACGCCAACTCGCTGGCCCGCTATCTGCTGGTTACCAGCGCGATCGGCTCACTGTATAAGATGAACGCGTCCATTTCCGGCGCGGAAGTCGGCTGTCAGGGTGAGGTCGGCGTGGCGTGCTCAATGGCAGCGGCGGGTCTGACGGAGTTGCTGGGCGGTAGCCCCGGTCAGGTATGCATCGCGGCTGAGATTGGTATGGAGCACAACCTCGGTCTGACCTGCGACCCGGTGGCCGGTCAGGTACAGGTGCCGTGCATTGAGCGTAACGCGATTGCCGCCGTTAAAGCGGTCAACGCCGCCCGCATGGCGCTGCGTCGCACCAGCGAGCCGCGCGTCTGCCTCGATAAAGTCATTGAGACGATGTACGAGACCGGTAAGGATATGAACGCCAAATACCGTGAAACCTCGCGCGGCGGGCTGGCGATGAAGATTGTGACCTGCGATTAACCGTGGCAATGGCGCTTTTCGTGGGTAACGGGATGCCATCTCGCCGTTTCCCCTGAGAAGCTGCGTTGCCCGCACTCTGATGCCTCGTTTTGCGAGGCATCTTCCTGATTTGCCCTCGCTTTATAGCCTCTCCTGCTTCACGGTGGTACCCTGACGCCAGGTTTAAAGGAGGATACCCGTGGCCGTTCATTTACTTATTGTCGATGCGCTGAATTTGATTCGCCGTATTCATGCGGTACAGGGATCGCCGTGCGTGGATGCCTGCCAGCATGCCCTTGACCAGCTTATTGTTCATAGCCAGCCGACGCACGCGGTGGCGGTGTTCGATGACGAAGCACGCAATATCAGCTGGCGGCATCAAAAGCTGCCTGACTACAAGGCTGGCCGCGCACCGATGCCGGACGATTTGCATCGTGAAATGCCGCAGCTTCGCGCGGCCTT
Coding sequences within it:
- a CDS encoding MFS transporter, with amino-acid sequence MSSLSNTASAAEKRTNARYWIVVMLFIVTSFNYGDRATLSIAGSEMAKDIGLDPVGMGYVFSAFSWAYVIGQIPGGWLLDRFGSKRVYFWSIFIWSMFTLLQGFVDIFSGFGIIVALFTLRFLVGLAESPSFPGNSRIVAAWFPAQERGTAVAIFNSAQYFATVIFAPIMGWLTHEVGWSHVFFFMGGLGIILSFIWLKVIHEPNQHPGVNKKELEYIAEGGALINMDQKSNKQKVPMSVKLGQIKQLVGSRMMIGIYLGQYCINALTYFFITWFPVYLVQARGMSILKAGFVASVPAICGFVGGVLGGIISDWLMRRTGSLNIARKTPIVLGMLLSMVMVFCNYVETEWMIIGFMAMAFFGKGIGALGWAVMADTAPKEISGLSGGLFNMFGNISGIVTPIAIGYIVGTTGSFNGALIYVGIHALVAVLSYLVLVGDIKRVELKPVVER
- a CDS encoding flavodoxin, which codes for MAEIGIFVGTMYGNALLVAEEAEAILNEQGHRARVFEDPQLADWQPYHEGYALVVTSTTGQGDLPDSIVPLYQGIHDKLGHQPNLRYGIIALGDSTYSHFCGGGKKFDQLLQEQGAQRIGEVLMIDASEDPEPETVSSPWVEQWGAMVK
- the gudD gene encoding glucarate dehydratase is translated as MTSQTSTPVVTSMQVIPVAGHDSMLMNLSGAHAPFFTRNIVIIKDNSGHTGVGEIPGGEKIRQTLEEASQLVTGKTLGEYKNILTAVRNNFADRDAGGRGLQTFDLRTTIHVVTGIEAALLDLLGQHLGVNVASLLGEGQQRNEVEMLGYLFFVGNRKATPLPYQSQPDEKCDWYRLRHDEAMTPDAVVRLAEAAYEKYGFNDFKLKGGVLAGDEEAESIVALAKRFPEARITLDPNGAWSLNEAIKIGKYLKGSLAYAEDPCGAEQGFSGREVMAEFRRATGLPTATNMIATDWRQMGHTLSLQSVDIPLADPHFWTMQGSVRVAQMCHEFGLTWGSHSNNHFDISLAMFTHVAAAAPGKITAIDTHWIWQEGNQRLTREPFQIKGGMVQVPAKPGLGVEIDMDQVMKANELYQKHGLGARDDAMGMQYLIPNWTFDNKRPCMVR
- a CDS encoding YqcC family protein produces the protein MTLHDSVREQLHTIEALLRKHDHWQTSVPDASVFESTQPFFMDTLEPLEWLQWVLIPRMHALLESGQPLPQSFAVAPYYEIALDASHPLRDEVVFELQQLDAFFTDDNA
- the truC gene encoding tRNA pseudouridine(65) synthase TruC, translated to MLEILWQDEWLVAVNKPSGWLVHRSWLDRDEKVVVMQTVRDQIGQHVFTAHRLDRPTSGVLLMGLSSEAGRRLAQQFEQHQIQKRYHAIVRGWLTDDAVLDYPLVEELDKIADKFARENREPQPAVTHYRGLATVEVPVATGRYPTTRYSLVELEPETGRKHQLRRHLAHLRHPIIGDSKHGDLRQNRSAAAHFGCQRLMLHASQLTLTHPFTGEPLILRAGLDPVWMDALTHFGWRTLLPDNERVEFPPDTYQDSADA
- the syd gene encoding SecY-interacting protein, yielding MDPQTAQALKAFTQRYCDVWRHEHTSWPQSEELHGVPSPCIVSSTDHVVLWQPQPFDGEPHLHAVERAMDIVIQPSAQAFYTTQYAGDMQARHGEQTFTLLQTWSAEDFRRVQENLIGHLVTQKRLKLSPTLFIATLDSELEVISVCNLRGEVVQETLGTAKRRVLAPSLADFLSQLEPAL
- a CDS encoding enolase C-terminal domain-like protein, which encodes MTTQSSPVVTDMKVIPVAGHDSMLLNIGGAHNAYFTRNIVVLTDNAGNTGVGEAPGGEVILKTLTDAIPMVVGQEVARLNQVVQRVHKGNQAADFDTFGKGAWTFELRVNAVAALEAALLDLLGKTLNVPVCELLGPGKQRDAVTVLGYLFYVGDRTKTDLPYLESTPGNHDWYRLRHQEALNSEAVVRLAEASQDRYGFKDFKLKGGVLPGEQEIDTVRALKKRFPQARITVDPNGAWLLDEAIALCKGLNDVLTYAEDPCGAEQGFSGREVMAEFRRATGLPVATNMIATNWREMGHAVMLNAVDIPLADPHFWTLSGAVRVAQLCDDWGLTWGCHSNNHFDISLAMFTHVGAAAPGTPTAIDTHWIWQEGDCRLTKNPLEIKDGNIAVPDAPGLGVELDWEQVQKAHEAYKKLPGGARNDAGPMQYLIPGWTFDRKRPVFGRH